From the Fulvia fulva chromosome 2, complete sequence genome, one window contains:
- a CDS encoding Early meiotic induction protein 1, which produces MGWSWPFSSGVSKQDERSTSTTTPPGASTLPDTSFALTDEQRMRIFGKPGPAPSQTRDQQADSELDAFLKSFNAAEGDSSPSQTGPHVKPPTHAETRLLPSGDLDISPDAIYPRTMSCRQQFDQAFYCQSLGGKFNDIYRYGHLKNCSEQWGAFWFCMRTRTLPEREKEEAVKEFYRSRDERRREEFGSSEDVWRIREVAVKKAFWRDPDEEVQGGEGMVKE; this is translated from the coding sequence ATGGGCTGGTCATGGCCATTCTCTTCTGGCGTCTCCAAGCAGGATGAAAGATCTACATCAACTACCACGCCTCCAGGTGCCTCAACTCTTCCAGACACCAGCTTCGCCCTGACAGACGAGCAGCGCATGCGCATCTTCGGCAAACCAGGCCCAGCACCCTCCCAAACCCGCGACCAACAAGCAGACTCCGAGCTCGATGCCTTCCTCAAATCCTTCAACGCCGCAGAAGGCGACTCATCACCCTCCCAAACAGGACCACACGTAAAACCACCAACCCACGCCGAAACACGTCTCCTGCCCTCCGGCGACCTCGACATATCCCCAGACGCAATCTATCCCCGTACCATGTCCTGCCGACAACAGTTCGACCAAGCCTTCTACTGCCAGTCATTAGGTGGCAAGTTCAATGATATATACCGCTATGGACATTTGAAGAATTGCAGCGAGCAGTGGGGAGCGTTCTGGTTCTGTATGAGGACGAGGACACTACCTGAGAGGGAGAAGGAGGAGGCGGTTAAGGAGTTTTATAGGAGTAGGGATGAGAGGAGGAGGGAGGAGTTTGGGAGTAGTGAAGATGTGTGGAGGATTAGGGAGGTTGCGGTCAAGAAGGCGTTTTGGAGGGATCCGGATGAGGAGGTGCAGGGTGGGGAGGGGATGGTGAAGGAGTAA
- a CDS encoding 3-isopropylmalate dehydrogenase, giving the protein MPTYNIVVFGGDHCGPEVTAEGLKVLDVIQNSNADVKFNINQQLLGGASIDATGVPLTDEALKAAKEADAVILGAIGGPKWGTAAVRPEQGILKLRKEMGTYGNLRPCFFASESLVKTSPLKEEVCRGVNFNIVRELTGGIYFGERKEDDGSGFAMDTEPYSRAEIERVTRLAAYLALAEDPPLPVWSLDKANVMATSRLWRKTVTEVMANEFPQLKIGHHLIDSAAMLMVKNPRALNGVIVTSNLFGDIISDEASVIPGSLGLLPSASLTAAPDGKSKCNGIYEPIHGSAPDISGKGIVNPVAMILSLGMMLKYSLQQPELAKKIDEAVRNVIESGVKTADIGGEAKTSEVGDAVAAELKKLL; this is encoded by the exons ATGCCTACCTATAACATTGTTGTATTCGGCG GCGACCACTGCGGTCCTGAAGTGACAGCAGAGGGATTAAAG GTCCTGGACGTCATCCAAAACAGCAACGCAGATGTCAAGTTCAACATCAATCAGCAATTGCTCGGCGGT GCCTCCATCGATGCCACTGGCGTTCCTCTTACCGACGAGGCCCTCAAAGCAGCAAAGGAAGCAGACGCAGTGATCCTCGGCGCAATTGGCGGACCAAAATGGGGAACAGCAGCAGTTCGCCCGGAACAAGGTATCCTCAAGCTACGCAAGGAGATGGGCACATACGGCAACCTTCGACCATGCTTCTTCGCTTCGGAAAGCCTGGTCAAGACATCGCCACTCAAGGAGGAAGTCTGCAGAGGCGTCAACTTCAACATTGTCCGCGAGCTTACTGGTGGCATCTACTTCGGTGAACGCAAGGAGGATGACGGTTCTGGGTTCGCCATGGATACGGAGCCATACTCGAGGGCTGAGATTGAGCGCGTGACAAGGTTAGCAGCCTACCTCGCGCTTGCGGAGGATCCACCACTTCCAGTCTGGTCACTCGACAAGGCGAATGTCATGGCGACTAGCAGATTGTGGCGAAAGACAGTGACGGAGGTTATGGCGAACGAGTTCCCACAGCTCAAGATTGGTCACCACCTCATTGACTCGGCCGCTATGCTGATGGTGAAGAACCCACGAGCGTTGAACGGTGTGATCGTGACCAGCAACTTGTTCGGCGACATCATCAGTGATGAAGCGTCGGTCATTCCAGGATCGCTTGGTCTTCTGCCAAGTGCCAGCTTGACTGCAGCGCCAGATGGCAAGAGCAAGTGCAATGGCATCTATGAGCCAATTCACG GATCTGCACCAGACATTAGCGGCAAGGGCATCGTCAACCCAGTGGCAATGATCTTGTCCTTGGGCATGATGCTCAAGTACTCGCTACAACAGCCGGAGCTCGCCAAGAAGATAGATGAGGCAGTTCGCAACGTGATCGAAAGTGGCGTGAAGACTGCAGACATTGGTGGCGAGGCCAAGACCAGTGAGGTCGGTGACGCTGTCGCTGCCGAGCTGAAGAAGTTGCTATAG
- a CDS encoding Minichromosome loss protein 1: protein MRPAHAPGPTFLSYTPNGRKLVTAGLNGALRVFEHGSDDEPAIIDVHTESHLATVATDDFFVVGCEDGSVTKYSLATNKMEEILLRCTAPVRDLALSPDGQWVAVASDELEVKIVNTSDMERAMYLRDQMRPIKQLSFDRTGATLTASGTDGLIYVYSLSSEQPVLIKRIEGLIGMLESDAENGARATWHPDGRAFVVATDTKDLQVIARSDWQRQKVFSGGHKAAVSAIAWSPNGALLASASLDKSLVLWDARTQKILKTFTDIRNPILDMQWHAKDNVLSYTNNNGELFIREDFVPEEHKKLLRADTQPSPLNNDPLAEVSGNARKPTTNGHKRSAEEDYLDDLLGPDAMSVDGDGFIEDDDGAGYAEEPNRFGKRSATDTLGAPQTKRHTSSYGAWQPQFHDAFQPGSTPWKGSRRYLCLNLTGFVWTVDQETHHTVTVEFYDRQEHRDFHFTDPYRYDKACLNEKGTLFSCPASSHHPAIIYYRPHETWTARMDWRTQLPTGEEVTSLSLSDSCIVATTFAGYVRIYSLFGLPLKVYRQKSTPAVACASWRDYVMTVGNGPVGGDGTTRLLYTIENVKRDEICQSEDILPMPQGVQLRGVLFSDRGDPCVYDSDGVLLVLLHWRTPGQAQWVPLLDTRTLERLQAGKKEESYWPVAVADDRFHCIILKGGEQYPYFPRPLLSDFEFKIPVSMQVHGEYAEEEAHQKGLEELFVRNTVQHSLLLDLVENTHATSAQKADVSAMEREVDKALLQLYAAECREGEERGMKAFEIATLMMDRTGKMLEAAGKVAQRFSRDILSEKITELAERRMVGLVDDAD, encoded by the exons ATGAGACCCGCTCATGCACCTGGGCCCACATTCCTCAGCTACACACCGAATGGCAGAAAGCTCGTCACGGCAGGTCTCAATGGCGCTCTCCGCGTGTTCGAACATGGCTCCGACGACGAGCCTGCGATTATCGATGTGCACACCGAGAGCCACCTTGCGACAGTAGCTACGGACGACTTCTTCGTCGTTGGCTGCGAGGACGGATCAGTCACGAAGTACTCTCTGGCCACCAACAAAATGGAAGAAATTCTACTACGATGCACTGCACCAGTCCGCGACCTTGCACTGTCTCCGGATGGACAGTGGGTCGCTGTAGCTAGTGATGAACTGGAAGTCAAGATCGTCAATACGAGCGATATGGAACGTGCGATGTATCTTCGAGATCAG ATGCGACCGATCAAGCAACTGTCATTTGATCGTACTGGGGCGACCTTGACCGCATCCGGTACAGATGGACTGATATATGTGTACTCCCTCAGTTCAGAACAGCCTGTGCTGATCAAGAGAATCGAAGGCCTGATAGGCATGCTCGAGTCTGATGCGGAGAATGGTGCCAGGGCCACATGGCATCCTGATGGCAGAGCTTTCGTAGTCGCCACAGACACCAAAGACTTGCAAGTGATAGCTCGGAGCGATTGGCAACGTCAGAAAGTGTTCTCAGGAGGCCACAAAGCTGCTGTGAGCGCCATAGCATGGTCACCGAATGGCGCTTTACTGGCAAGCGCAAGTCTGGACAAGAGTCTCGTGCTTTGGGACGCTAGGACGCAGAAGATACTGAAGACATTCACTGACATTCGTAATCCGATCCTCGACATGCAGTGGCATGCAAAGGATAACGTACTGTCTTATACGAACAACAATGGCGAGCTCTTCATTAGGGAAGATTTCGTGCCTGAAGAGCACAAGAAGCTGCTTCGAGCTGACACCCAGCCATCGCCACTAAATAACGATCCATTGGCAGAGGTATCCGGTAACGCTCGAAAACCGACGACAAATGGCCACAAGCGTAGTGCAGAGGAAGACTATCTTGATGACCTTCTCGGACCAGACGCCATGTCTGTGGATGGAGACGGCTTCATCGAAGACGACGATGGCGCAGGATATGCTGAAGAGCCCAACCGCTTCGGCAAGCGTAGCGCGACGGACACTCTAGGTGCACCACAGACCAAGCGGCATACCTCGTCGTACGGTGCGTGGCAGCCACAGTTCCATGACGCCTTTCAGCCAGGCAGCACCCCTTGGAAGGGCAGTCGTCGATATCTCTGTCTCAACCTGACAGGATTTGTGTGGACTGTCGACCAAGAGACACACCATACTGTGACAGTAGAGTTCTATGATCGCCAAGAACATCGCGACTTCCACTTCACGGATCCTTACCGCTACGACAAGGCATGCCTCAACGAGAAAGGCACGCTCTTCTCGTGCCCAGCCTCTTCACATCATCCGGCAATCATATATTACAGGCCTCACGAGACGTGGACTGCACGTATGGACTGGCGAACACAATTACCTACGGGTGAAGAGGTCACATCATTGTCACTGAGTGACTCCTGTATTGTGGCTACGACCTTTGCTGGATATGTGAGGATATACAGCTTGTTTGGCTTGCCACTGAAAGTCTACAGACAGAAAAGCACACCAGCTGTTGCCTGTGCGAGCTGGCGTGACTATGTCATGACGGTCGGCAATGGACCGGTTGGTGGCGACGGCACCACCAGGCTGTTGTACACCATCGAGAACGTCAAGCGAGACGAGATATGCCAAAGCGAGGATATTTTGCCGATGCCGCAAGGCGTCCAGCTCAGGGGTGTACTGTTCAGTGATAGAGGCGACCCATGTGTCTACGACAGTGACGGTGTGTTGCTGGTGTTATTACACTGGAGGACACCAGGGCAAGCACAGTGGGTACCCCTCCTCGACACTAGGACTCTAGAACGACTTCAGGCCGGCAAGAAGGAAGAGAGCTACTGGCCTGTGGCTGTGGCAGATGATCGCTTCCATTGCATCATCCTCAAGGGAGGCGAGCAGTACCCATACTTCCCAAGGCCACTCCTGTCAGACTTCGAGTTCAAAATACCTGTCAGTATGCAGGTGCATGGAGAATATGCCGAGGAAGAAGCACACCAGAAAGGGCTGGAAGAGCTCTTTGTCCGTAATACAGTGCAGCACTCTCTGTTGCTCGACCTGGTGGAGAACACTCATGCCACGTCGGCACAGAAAGCTGACGTATCCGCCATGGAGCGAGAAGTTGACAAGGCTCTTCTCCAGTTGTACGCAGCTGAGTGTCGCGAAGGGGAGGAGCGCGGAATGAAAGCATTTGAGATTGCCACGCTCATGATGGATAGGACAGGCAAGATGCTGGAAGCTGCTGGAAAAGTAGCACAGCGTTTCTCACGCGACATCCTCAGCGAGAAAATTACGGAACTCGCTGAGCGTCGCATGGTCGGGCTGGTCGATGATGCTGATTGA
- a CDS encoding Histone-specific chaperone CHZ1: MSDSVQDPNKASADVSMDTPEKGKGKASEQDPMEESSEDDEEGEGEAEVEEPDEDNMEEIDTDNIVSSRTRGKNIDYAEAAKELPEEDDDEEDDDDFQDDDAMED; this comes from the exons ATGAGCGACTCCGTTCAAGACCCAAACAAGGCTTCTGCCGACGTCTCGATGGATACTCCAGagaagggcaagggcaaggcaTCAGAGCAGGACCCGATGGAGGAGTCTTCAGAGGACGATGAAGAGGGCGAG GGCGAAGCCGAAGTGGAGGAGCCAGATGAGGACAACATGGAGGAGATTGACACGGACAACATCGTCAGCTCACGTACCCGCGGCAAGAACATCGACTACGCCGAGGCTGCAAAAGAGCTTCCAGAGGAGGACGACGATGAGGAGGACGATGACGACTTCCAGGACGATGATGCCATGGAGGACTGA